The Prunus persica cultivar Lovell chromosome G8, Prunus_persica_NCBIv2, whole genome shotgun sequence genome includes a region encoding these proteins:
- the LOC18768003 gene encoding basic blue protein, producing the protein MSHQGRCSATKTEKPATIFLFLFLIIVSAQKTTTFTVGGNSGWTFNVENWTDGKKFKAGDILVFNYDPSSHDVAVVDANEFTSCSASSNSKTFSTGKDRVKLSKGLNYFICTVPGHCNGGVKISVNAS; encoded by the exons ATGTCTCACCAGGGAAGATGCAGTGCAactaaaacagaaaaacctgccactatttttctctttctcttcctcatcATTGTGTCTGCTCAAAAAACTACTACGTTCACAGTTGGTGGCAATTCCGGTTGGACTTTTAACGTTGAAAACTGGACAGATGGAAAGAAGTTCAAGGCGGGAGATATACTTG TTTTCAACTATGATCCATCCTCCCACGATGTGGCAGTTGTTGATGCCAATGAATTTACTAGTTGCAGCGCTTCTTCAAACTCTAAGACATTCAGCACCGGCAAAGATCGAGTCAAATTATCGAAGGGACTCAACTATTTCATCTGCACTGTTCCCGGCCACTGCAATGGGGGAGTGAAGATTTCAGTTAATGCTTCCTAA